In one window of Raphanus sativus cultivar WK10039 unplaced genomic scaffold, ASM80110v3 Scaffold0850, whole genome shotgun sequence DNA:
- the LOC108836688 gene encoding probable glutamate carboxypeptidase AMP1, protein MSQPRVSFRHPPPLCSFLFAIVLLVATFYTLHHPDATPPHLFSPNKHNSLTLRRLFLSSASNATVSSYLHSLTRHPHLAGTKPSLDTLNYVLNHFQSLRLDDTRVAEYEALLSYPTHFSLTARFSNDNTTLEFDLNDDVSSSSDVVMPYHAYSPSGSASGNVVFVNHGEERDYRALEMVGVSVRGCLVLVRKGETLGRGVIVKTAETKGALGVLIYDEKDGGGLGGIERGTVMRGIGDPVTPGWPGVVGGEKLSLEDDLVSKRFPKIPSLPLSLHNAEIILASLARAKAPVEWQTGRVGSSQRVGPGRVVVNMSLQVEMKMKKIHNVVATIRGSEEPDRYVILGNHRDAWTYGAVDPNSGTSALLDIGRRFSLLLESGWRPRRSILLCSWDAEEFGMVGSTEWVEEHVLNLGASAVAYLNVDCAVQGSGFFAGATPQLDNVLVDALKLVQDPDDVTLTVEETFKSQNNIIERLSRVDSDFSGFLHHAGIPSIDMYYGADYPVYHTAFDSYDWMIRNADPLFHRHVAMAGIWGLLGIILADEPVLPFDYISYAQQLQAHRDTLSKLLEGKVSVDPLSVAIQEFSLVTREVADEAKKLKKGAYSKNDVAGAAKRRELNDRMMLAERGFLDSEGIRGKEWFKHLVYGPAAEPESKLGFFPGIADAIATNSSEGVIKHEIWRVTRAIQRASKALKGGFT, encoded by the exons atGTCGCAGCCTCGCGTCTCTTTCCGACATCCACCGCCGCTCTGTTCTTTCCTCTTCGCCATAGTCCTCTTAGTCGCCACTTTCTACACCCTCCACCACCCAGACGCCACtcctcctcatctcttctcccCAAACAAACACAACTCCCTCACTCTCCGCCGCCTCTTCCTCTCCTCCGCCTCCAACGCCACCGTCTCCTCCTACCTCCACTCCTTAACCCGTCACCCTCACCTCGCCGGAACAAAACCCTCTCTAGACACGCTCAACTACGTCCTAAACCACTTCCAAAGCCTCCGACTCGATGACACCCGCGTCGCCGAGTACGAAGCTCTCCTCTCTTACCCTACGCACTTCTCCCTCACCGCGCGTTTTAGCAACGACAACACGACTCTGGAGTTCGACTTAAACGACGACGTTTCCTCTTCCTCCGACGTCGTTATGCCGTACCACGCTTACTCCCCGTCTGGCTCCGCGTCTGGGAACGTCGTCTTCGTGAACCACGGCGAGGAGAGAGACTACCGAGCCCTCGAGATGGTCGGAGTGAGCGTGAGAGGCTGTTTGGTTTTAGTTCGAAAGGGAGAGACTCTTGGAAGAGGAGTGATCGTGAAGACGGCAGAGACTAAAGGTGCTCTCGGCGTCTTGATATACGACGAGAAAGACGGTGGTGGGCTCGGGGGCATCGAGAGAGGCACGGTGATGAGAGGAATCGGTGACCCGGTTACTCCGGGTTGGCCCGGTGTCGTCGGAGGAGAGAAGCTAAGTTTGGAGGATGATCTTGTCTCTAAAAGATTCCCAAAGATTCCATCTTTGCCTCTGTCTCTCCACAATGCAGAGATCATATTGGCTTCTCTGGCCAGAGCAAAAGCTCCGGTGGAGTGGCAAACGGGTCGGGTTGGGTCAAGTCAACGGGTTGGCCCGGGACGGGTTGTTGTCAACATGAGCTTACAG GtggagatgaagatgaagaagattcaCAATGTTGTGGCTACAATAAGAGGTAGTGAGGAGCCAGACCGGTACGTGATTCTTGGGAACCACAGAGACGCGTGGACTTATGGAGCTGTTGATCCAAACAGTGGAACTTCTGCTTTGCTTGACATTGGTCGACGATTCTCTCTGTTGCTTGAATCTGGCTGGAGACCACGTAGGAGCATTCTCCTTTGTAGTTGGGACGCTGAAGAGTTCGGAATGGTTGGGTCAACTGAATGGGTTGAGGAACATGTTCTTAACTTAGGTGCAAGTGCTGTGGCTTATCTTAATGTAGATTGTGCTGTCCAAGGCTCTGGATTTTTTGCTGGTGCAACTCCTCAACTAGACAATGTTCTTGTAGATGCATTAAAGCtg GTTCAAGATCCTGATGATGTAACCTTGACAGTGGAAGAGACATTCAAGTCTCAGAATAACATT ATAGAGAGGCTAAGTAGAGTAGATTCCGATTTTTCCGGTTTTCTTCATCATGCTGGGATACCATCTATAGACATGTACTATGGAGCAG attatCCTGTCTACCATACTGCTTTTGACTCCTATGATTGGATGATCCGCAATGCAGATCCATTGTTTCATCGTCATGTTGCCA TGGCTGGAATTTGGGGGCTTTTGGGAATCATCTTGGCTGATGAGCCAGTCTTACCGTTTGATTACATCTCTTATGCACAACAGTTGCAG GCACATAGAGATACATTGAGCAAGCTCTTAGAAGGGAAAGTCTCTGTTGATCCCTTAAGCGTGGCGATACAAGAGTTCTCTTTAGTTACTAGAGAAGTTGCAGATGAAGCAAAG AAGCTAAAGAAAGGAGCATACAGCAAAAATGATGTTGCAGGAGCTGCTAAGAGAAGAGAGCTAAATGACAGAATGATGCTTGCAGAAAGAGGGTTCTTGGATTCAGAAGGGATCAGAGGGAAAGAATGGTTCAAGCATCTT GTGTATGGGCCTGCAGCAGAGCCAGAGAGCAAGCTAGGTTTTTTCCCGGGAATAGCAGATGCAATTGCAACAAACTCATCAGAGGGAGTAATCAAGCATGAGATATGGAGAGTCACAAGAGCTATTCAGAGAGCAAGCAAAGCTCTTAAAGGAGGGTTCACATGA
- the LOC130503184 gene encoding uncharacterized protein LOC130503184 translates to MVSSRIVDYHEDLVEEPEVELPQMVFADGEEPVGVRVLTYQSSRAINTILNALNEAEIQYLRESSFGKLIEIAEKPAFSGRFARYLLSRQLKVEKKHEAWFRFAGNPIRFSLREFAIVTGLPCGEIPKKQKMKKKNINEKPYWPELFGSMEEMRVSQAVKMLRKKTVTDPDIRMKLACLAIVSSVLLSTNLKMKMLKEYAELLGDIEEFLSFPWGRIAFDMLMTSIKKRDEISLSQDTIALKGFALALQLVIVEAVPALTEVVQDACSSSESESDDDEIESPVSKARRKTLNPAHAREVDRKSEVNIIFN, encoded by the coding sequence ATGGTTTCTTCGAGAATAGTCGATTACCATGAAGATCTCGTGGAAGAACCCGAAGTTGAGTTACCTCAGATGGTTTTTGCGGATGGCGAGGAACCAGTCGGCGTCAGAGTGCTTACTTACCAGTCTTCTCGAGCAATAAACACCATACTTAATGCTCTCAACGAAGCTGAGATCCAGTACCTGAGAGAGTCGTCGTTTGGTAAACTCATCGAGATAGCCGAAAAACCTGCATTTTCTGGTAGATTTGCTAGATATCTACTATCTCGACAGTTGAAGGTCGAAAAAAAACACGAAGCTTGGTTTCGGTTTGCCGGAAATCCTATTAGGTTTTCATTGAGGGAGTTTGCCATAGTCACTGGGCTTCCTTGCGGTGAAATCCCCAAAaagcagaagatgaagaagaagaatatcaACGAGAAACCTTATTGGCCCGAACTATTTGGGAGTATGGAAGAAATGCGAGTATCTCAGGCTGTGAAGATGCTACGAAAAAAAACGGTTACAGATCCAGATATCCGGATGAAATTGGCATGCCTTGCAATAGTTTCATCTGTGTTGCTGTCAACAAATCTTAAGATGAAAATGCTAAAGGAGTACGCTGAGCTACTTGGAGACATAGAAGAGTTTTTGTCTTTTCCATGGGGTCGTATTGCATTCGATATGCTGATGACCAGTATCAAAAAAAGGGATGAGATATCCTTGTCTCAAGATACCATTGCGCTTAAAGGCTTTGCTCTAGCTCTCCAGCTTGTAATTGTTGAAGCTGTCCCTGCTTTGACAGAAGTGGTTCAGGATGCGTGTTCTTCTTCCGAATCggaaagtgatgatgatgaaataGAGTCCCCTGTTAGCAAGGCAAGGAGGAAGACTTTGAATCCTGCCCACGCAAGGGAAGTAGACAGAAAATCGGAGGTAAACATCATATTTAACTGA